Proteins encoded together in one Coregonus clupeaformis isolate EN_2021a chromosome 30, ASM2061545v1, whole genome shotgun sequence window:
- the LOC121545922 gene encoding keratin, type I cytoskeletal 18 isoform X2, with the protein MSVKRSSVRGPGSGYSHSINLSSAAPAYRAASTYGGAGGQGTRISSVSYSGVRSGMGGMGMGGSGGSMSSSIQVSTSGDTANIMGNEKFAMQNLNDRLASYLEMVRNLEQANGKLELKIREAMEKRGPDVNDYSRYNAILDDLRKKVFGATTDNARLCLQIDNARLAADDFRVKFESELSIRQSVEADIVGLRKVIDDTNMGRMNLESEIESLKEELIFLKKNHDNEVMEMRNMISQSGVQVDVDAPKGQDLAAIMAEVRAKYEKEALKNQEELKAWHETRITEVQSVVSQNTEALQGAHTEINDLRRQLQTLEIELDSQKSMKGSLEGTLRDTEMRYNMEMESLNSILVGLESELTNLRSSIQQQTQEYEHLLNIKMKLEAEIATYRRLLDGGDFK; encoded by the exons ATGAGTGTCAAACGAAGCAGCGTCAGGGGACCTGGTAGTGGGTACAGCCACTCCATCAATCTCAGCTCTGCTGCTCCCGCCTACCGGGCCGCCAGCACCTATGGTGGGGCTGGGGGTCAGGGGACCCGCATCTCCTCTGTGTCCTACTCGGGCGTGCGCAGCGGGATgggagggatggggatgggaggCTCCGGGGGCTCCATGTCCAGCAGCATCCAGGTGAGCACCAGCGGGGACACCGCCAACATCATGGGCAATGAGAAGTTTGCCATGCAGAACCTCAACGACCGTCTGGCCTCCTACCTGGAGATGGTGAGGAACCTGGAGCAGGCCAATGGCAAGCTGGAGCTGAAGATCAGAGAGGCCATGGAGAAGAGAGGCCCAGATGTCAACGACTACAGCCGCTACAACGCCATCTTGGATGACCTGAGGAAGAAG GTGTTTGGTGCCACAACAGACAACGCCCGTCTGTGTCTTCAGATCGACAATGCCCGCTTGGCTGCTGATGACTTCCGGGTGAA GTTCGAGTCCGAGCTGTCCATCCGCCAGTCTGTTGAGGCTGACATCGTTGGCCTGAGGAAGGTAATTGATGACACCAACATGGGCCGCATGAACCTGGAGAGCGAGATCGAATCTCTAAAGGAGGAGCTCATCTTCCTGAAGAAGAACCACGACAAC GAGGTGATGGAGATGCGTAACATGATCTCCCAGTCTGGAGTGCAGGTGGATGTGGACGCTCCTAAGGGACAGGACCTGGCCGCTATCATGGCTGAGGTCCGGGCCAAGTATGAAAAGGAGGCCCTGAAGAACCAGGAGGAGCTCAAAGCATGGCACGAAACACGG ATCACAGAGGTGCAATCTGTGGTGTCACAGAACACAGAGGCCCTGCAGGGCGCACACACAGAGATCAACGACCTCCGCAGACAGCTACAGACACTGGAGATCGAGCTGGACTCACAGAAGAGCATG AAAGGTTCTCTGGAGGGAACCCTGCGCGACACAGAGATGCGGTACAACATGGAGATGGAATCCTTGAACAGCATCCTCGTGGGTCTGGAGTCTGAGCTGACCAATCTCCGCTCCAGCATCCAGCAGCAGACACAGGAGTACGAGCACCTGCTCAACATCAAGATGAAGCTGGAGGCGGAGATCGCCACATACAGGAGACTGCTGGACGGAGGAGACTTCAAGTGA
- the LOC121545922 gene encoding keratin, type I cytoskeletal 18 isoform X1, with the protein MSVKRSSVRGPGSGYSHSINLSSAAPAYRAASTYGGAGGQGTRISSVSYSGVRSGMGGMGMGGSGGSMSSSIQVSTSGDTANIMGNEKFAMQNLNDRLASYLEMVRNLEQANGKLELKIREAMEKRGPDVNDYSRYNAILDDLRKKVFGATTDNARLCLQIDNARLAADDFRVKFESELSIRQSVEADIVGLRKVIDDTNMGRMNLESEIESLKEELIFLKKNHDNEVMEMRNMISQSGVQVDVDAPKGQDLAAIMAEVRAKYEKEALKNQEELKAWHETRITEVQSVVSQNTEALQGAHTEINDLRRQLQTLEIELDSQKSMKGSLEGTLRDTEMRYNMEMESLNSILVGLESELTNLRSSIQQQTQEYEHLLNIKMKLEAEIATYRRLLDGGDFKLQDALEDQRTVKTKVMTVTQTLVDGKVVSSSTETKERDL; encoded by the exons ATGAGTGTCAAACGAAGCAGCGTCAGGGGACCTGGTAGTGGGTACAGCCACTCCATCAATCTCAGCTCTGCTGCTCCCGCCTACCGGGCCGCCAGCACCTATGGTGGGGCTGGGGGTCAGGGGACCCGCATCTCCTCTGTGTCCTACTCGGGCGTGCGCAGCGGGATgggagggatggggatgggaggCTCCGGGGGCTCCATGTCCAGCAGCATCCAGGTGAGCACCAGCGGGGACACCGCCAACATCATGGGCAATGAGAAGTTTGCCATGCAGAACCTCAACGACCGTCTGGCCTCCTACCTGGAGATGGTGAGGAACCTGGAGCAGGCCAATGGCAAGCTGGAGCTGAAGATCAGAGAGGCCATGGAGAAGAGAGGCCCAGATGTCAACGACTACAGCCGCTACAACGCCATCTTGGATGACCTGAGGAAGAAG GTGTTTGGTGCCACAACAGACAACGCCCGTCTGTGTCTTCAGATCGACAATGCCCGCTTGGCTGCTGATGACTTCCGGGTGAA GTTCGAGTCCGAGCTGTCCATCCGCCAGTCTGTTGAGGCTGACATCGTTGGCCTGAGGAAGGTAATTGATGACACCAACATGGGCCGCATGAACCTGGAGAGCGAGATCGAATCTCTAAAGGAGGAGCTCATCTTCCTGAAGAAGAACCACGACAAC GAGGTGATGGAGATGCGTAACATGATCTCCCAGTCTGGAGTGCAGGTGGATGTGGACGCTCCTAAGGGACAGGACCTGGCCGCTATCATGGCTGAGGTCCGGGCCAAGTATGAAAAGGAGGCCCTGAAGAACCAGGAGGAGCTCAAAGCATGGCACGAAACACGG ATCACAGAGGTGCAATCTGTGGTGTCACAGAACACAGAGGCCCTGCAGGGCGCACACACAGAGATCAACGACCTCCGCAGACAGCTACAGACACTGGAGATCGAGCTGGACTCACAGAAGAGCATG AAAGGTTCTCTGGAGGGAACCCTGCGCGACACAGAGATGCGGTACAACATGGAGATGGAATCCTTGAACAGCATCCTCGTGGGTCTGGAGTCTGAGCTGACCAATCTCCGCTCCAGCATCCAGCAGCAGACACAGGAGTACGAGCACCTGCTCAACATCAAGATGAAGCTGGAGGCGGAGATCGCCACATACAGGAGACTGCTGGACGGAGGAGACTTCAA